GCTGCGCGAGAACGGCTACCAGGCGGTCAGCGTGGACCAGATCCTCGCCGCTCGCCGGGGTGGGCCGGCCTTGCCGCCCAAGGCCGTCATGCTCAGTTTCGACGACGGCTATTCCAGCTTCTACACCCGCGTGATGCCGATTCTGCGCGCTTACAACTGGCCGGCAGTGCTCGCGCCGGTCGGCTCCTGGATCGATACGCCGCTGAACCAGCCGGTGGACTTCGCCGGCACGCCACGGGCTCGGGGCGACTTCCTGACCTGGCAGCAGATCCGCGAGGTGTCGCGCTCCGGCCTGGTGGAAATCGCCGCCCACACCGACGCCAATCACAAGGGCATCCTGGCCAACCCCCAGGGCAACCTGGAGCCGGCCGCCACCACTCGCCGCTTCGATCCGGCAACCAATAGCTATGAAACCGAGGCACAGTTCCAGGCGCGCATGCGGGCTGACGTGGTCGCTATCTCGAACAAGATTCGCGCCGTTACCGGCAAGGCGCCCAGGGTGTGGGTATGGCCCTATGGCGCCGCCGATGGCACCTCGCTCGCGGTGGTAGGCGAGCAGGGTTACGAGATGGCGCTGACGCTGGACGACGGCCTCGACGACTCGAACAAGTTGATGAACAGCCCGCGCTTTCTGGTGGCCTCCGATCCGGACGGCGAGCACTTCGCCAGCAGCATCGTTTCGGTGCAGGCCAAGGCGCCGATGCGCGTGCTGCATGTGGACCTGGACCACGTCTACGACCCCGACCCGGCGCAACAGGCGCGCAACCTCGACGTGCTGGTACAGCGTGTGTTGGATATGGGCTCGCCGACGGTATTCCTGCAAGCCTACGCCGACCCCACGGGTGACGGCCTGGTGCGTTCGCTGTACTTCCCCAACCGTCACCTGCCGATGCGCGCCGACCTGTTCAACCGGGTCGCCTGGCAGTTGCATACGCGTGGCCGTGCCAGCGTGTTCGCCTGGATGCCGGTACTGAGTTTCGACCTTGACCCCAAGTTGCCGCGCGTGACACGCTGGGACCCGAAAACCGGCAAGGTGGGCACCGATCCGGATGATTACAAGCGCCTGTCGCCGTTCGATCCGAAAGTGCGCAAGATCATCGGCGAGATTTACCAGGACCTGGCAAGTTCCGGCAACAGCGGCGTCGACGGCGTGCTGTACCACGACGATGCCAAGCTGAGCGACTTTGAAGACACCAGCCCTGGCGCACTCAAGGCCTACGCCGCCCAGGGCCTGCCGGACAACATCGCTGCCCTGCGTGCCGACCCTGCCGTGATGCAGCGCTGGACCCGCTTCAAGAGCCGCTACCTGATCGACTTCACCAACGAGTTGACCGCCAAGTTCCGCGCCATCCGTGGCCCGCAGATACTGACGGCACGCAATCTCTTCGCCGAGCCGATGCTCAACCCCGGCAGCGAAGCCTGGTTCGCGCAGAACCTTGACGATTTCCTCCAGACCTACGACTGGACCGCGCCGATGGCCATGCCGTTGATGGAGGGCCAGACATTGGCCAACTCCAACGCCTGGCTGGAAAAGCTCGTGGCCACGGTCAAGCGGCGCCCCGGCGCGCTGGAGCGCACCGTGTTCGAGCTGCAAGCCAAAGACTGGCGCACCCAGGCCGCGCCCGATATCAGCGGTGAGCAGTTGGCTGAGTGGATGAGCGTGCTCAAGCGCCAGGGGGTCACGAGTTTTGGTTATTACCCGGACAACTTCCTGGAAAACTCCCCGGACTTGAAGACTGTGCGTCCGGCCCTTTCCAACCAATGGAACCCTTGACCATGTTCGACAGAATTCTGGCTATATGCGTGCTGGCACTGGTATTGGGCGTGCCCCTGGGCCTGATCTTCCTGGTCACCGGGCAGTTCCTGATGGACTTCGTCTTCTTCTACCCGCTGTTCATGTCGGGATTGTGGATCGCGGGCGGCTTGTACTTCTGGCTGCACTGGGAGCGCCACTGGCCCTGGGAAGAAGACACACCGGCGCCGACCCTGGCCGGCAACCCGCTGATCTCGATCATCATCCCTTGCTACAACGAAGGGGATAACGTCGCCGACACCATGGAAGCCGCGCTGGCCCAGGTGTACCCGAACATCGAAGTGATCGCGGTCAACGACGGTTCCTCCGATAATACGGCGGCCGTCCTCGATGCCCTGGCCTTGCAGCATCCGCGCTTGCGCGTGCTGCACCTGGCGCAGAACCAGGGCAAGGCGGTGGCCTTGCGCATGGGCGCCGTGGCCGCGCGCAGCGAATACCTGGTGTGCATTGACGGTGATGCGCTGCTGGATAAAAACGCCGCGGCCTATATGGTCGCGCCGATGCTCGACAACCCGCGCCTGGGCGCCGTCACCGGCAACCCACGCATCCGCACGCGCTCGACCCTGATCGGCCGGGTGCAGGTCGGCGAGTTCTCGTCGATCATTGGCTTGATCAAGCGCACTCAGCGGGTAATCGGTCGAATCTTCACAGTGTCCGGTGTGGTGGTGGCGTTCCGTAAAAAGGCGCTGGACCGCATCGACTACTGGAGCACCGACATGATCACCGAAGACATCGATGTCAGTTGGAAGCTGCAACTCGATCACTGGAGCATCTTCTACGAGCCGCGCGCCCTGTGCTGGATCCTCATGCCCGAAACCGTCGCAGGCCTGTGGCGCCAGCGTTTGCGCTGGGCCCAGGGCGGCGCCGAAGTGCTGTTCAAGAATATCCGCGGGATCTGGCAGTGGCGTCATCGCTACCTGTGGCCGCTCTTGTTCGAATACTGCCTGTCCACCGGCTGGGCCTTTACCTTCATGTTGTCGGTGATCTTCTGGGGCGTGGGCAAATTTGTCCCGCTGCCCCAAGCGATTGCCGTCGACTCGCTGATGCCGCCGGCCTTTACCGGGCTGGTATTGGCGATGGTCTGCCTGCTGCAGTTTGCGGTCAGCATCCTGATCGACCGCCGCTACGAGAAGGACCTGTGGAAAACCCTGTTCTGGACCGTGTGGTACCCGATGGTGTTCTGGCTGGTGAGCCTGTTTACCACCCTGGTCAGTTTTCCCAAGGTGTTGTTCAACCAACACCAGAAACGCGCACGCTGGGTCAGCCCGGATCGCGGAATCAAACCGCTCAATGAGGAGGCGCGATCATGAAACTGGTCAGAACCCGCCAACGCTCCGTGATGTGGATCATCGATGTGCTGCTGACCCTGATGGCCTGGTCCGGCCTGATCTGGTTGCTGGCGCGTGGCATCAATTCAATGCTGCAAACCCATGGCGGCCCTCGCTTCGATGCGCCAATTTTTGCCGCCCTCAACACGCTGCAGATCTACCTGTGGATCGCCGTGTTCAACGCCGCCATCTTGATCAGCTGGGCGCGCTACCAGCAACGTCGCGGTCGCAAGTTTGCCCAGCGCCGCGCCGAGGCCAAGGCGCTCACCGACAAAAACCTGAGTGAGAGCTTCAGCCTTGCTGACGGTGACCTTGAGCAGTTGCGCCGACCGGGTGTGCTGGTGATCCACAACGATGACGAAGGCGGTGTGGCGCAAGTGACGTCCCATGTCTCGCGCGATGTGGAAAAACCGGGGCTCACCCTGGTGCCGGGCAACGCGCAGAACAAAGACGCCAGCTAACGCGGCAGGTTTGGAGATCGTTCCCATGCAATGTGGGAATGATCTCGTTTAATGCCGAAAAATGGGAACCCAATCACAAACGCCCACGAACTTTTCTGCCTTTTTCGGTACTAACTTAACTCGTCTAGAGCTTGATGGCTAAATAGTGGCATCTTTAAGTTCTACGATGAATAGCGATCAACAGCACCGCCGCTTGTCGGAATAATCCTTCCACTGACAGCCCGTGCGTCTGTTTGATTATAGTTAGTTGTTAGTTATCAACGGGTTATGTAGGCGATTAACGCGGGCGACGCGCTAACTCTGTTTTTTGAGTTGGCTCAAGTTCGATGTTAGCTTCCTCGCCCTTGATTTTTCGATGGAACGAACATGTCTTTGTTATTGCCACGGACTCGGTACCTGCTGTGCACCATCCTGCTCGCTTACGTGGGCCTGAACAGCGCAACGGCCGCCCCTACGCCCGGCGATCAGGACCTGATTCGCGACCGCCAGAACCGCCTGCTTGAAGAACAGCAGCGGCGCCTGCAGGAGCTTCAGGACTTGCCCGGCAAACAGGCCAAGCCCGAGGCCCCGGCCACGCCTGCGGACACCCGTTGCTTCCCGATCAAGGACATCGAACTCAAGGGCGCCGACAGCCTGTCCGCCGCCGACCGCGCGCAGCTGCTCAAGCCCTATATCGGCCAGTGCCTGGGCGTGGCGCAGCTCAACGAACTGCTCAAGGTCATCACCGACCATTACCTCGCCAAAGGCCGCGTCACCAGCCGTGCCTATTTGCCGCAGCAAGACCTCTCGACCGGCCACCTGCAAGTACTGGTGGTCGAAGGCAAGCTCGAAGCCCTGAAACGTGCCGAAGGCAGCACCGTAACCGACCGCGAACTGGCCATGGCCTTTCCCGGCAAGGTCGGCGAAGCGCTCAACCTGCGCGAGATCGAACAATTGGTGGACCAGCTCAACCGCCTGCCCTCCAAGCAGGCGCAAATGGAACTGACCCCCGGCACCCAGATCGGCGGCAGTGAAGTACGGGTCAAGAACGCCCCGCAAAAACCCTGGCGCGCCAGCCTCTCGCGCAACAACGACGGCCAGAAAAGCACCGGCGAACAGCAATGGGGCGCGGGCCTGGAATGGGACAGCCCGCTGGGGCTGGGCGACCAACTGATGCTGCGCGGCGGCCACGACGCCGTCAGCGATCACCAGAAAACCTCGAAAAACAGCATGCTTTACTACAACGTGCCGTGGGGTTGGTGGAACTTCAGCTACACCTACAGCGAGAGCGACTACCGCACGTACGGCCAAACCGACAGCACTAAATTCAAGCTCAATGGCGACAACGAGAACCACCAGCTGCGCGCCGAGCGGGTGATTCACCGCGACGACGTGAGCAAGACCTCGGTCAACGTCGGCCTGGCGCACCTGCGCACCAACAACTACGTGCTCGACGTGCGCACCGCGCCGAGCAGTAACCGCCTCAGCGAACTGCAACTGGGCATCAACCACGGTCGGCGCATCGGCAATGCCTTCATCAACCTCGACCTGGGCATGCAAAACGGCATTGGCTTGCTCGACGCCCAATCCCAGGACGAGCGTGACGCGCTGGGTCGTCGGCAGCCCAATTCGCGCTACCGCAAATACACCGCCACCGTCAGCTACCTGCAGCCGTTCAGCCTGTGGGGCGAGTCGTTCAGCTTCAGCAGCCTGGCGACCGGCCAACGCAGTGAAGACGTCCTGTTCAGCCCCCAGCGCATGAGCCTGGGTGGCTCGGCCTCGGTGCGTGGGTTCAAGGACCAGCAACTGACCGGCGACAGCGGCGGCTACTGGCGCAACGAAGTGCGCTGGGCCCGCCCGGTGACGCTCGACTGGATGCGCCCGGCGTTCGCCGAATACGGCGCCAGCGTCGGCTACGACCAGGGTGTGATCAGCAACGATCGCTACAACGGCAACGTCCATGGCCGAGTGTCCAGCAACTCCCTGGAGCTGTTCGCCCGTGGCAAACATGTCAGCACCAGCGTGACCTTTGCCCATTCGTTAGAAAGACCCAGCGTGTTGACCGAGCGCGAAGCGCCGGTCTACTTGCGCATGGATTTCTTCCTGTAATTCAACGCTGCGCCGTAACGAGAATCTGAAAATGGATGTTCGCCAATTTGCCTTCCTGGTCCGCCAACCTTCCGCTGTGTTGAAGCGTCGGGATTCGTTCCTCGGCCTGCCCAAGCGCGGCCTGGCGTTGATTCTGGTCAACGCGTTGTTCTGGCAGCCACTGCTGGCCCAGGCCGAAGGCATCGTGGTCAGCGCGCCGGGCACCACCGTGGGCGCGGCGGGCAATGGCGTGCCCGTGGTGAACATTGCCACGCCCAACGGCGCGGGCTTGTCCCATAACCAGTTCTCGGACTACAACGTCGGCCCCAACGGCGTAATCCTCAACAACGCCAACGGCGCCGTGACCCAAACCCAGCTGGGCGGCTACATCGTCGGCAACCCCAACCTCAAGGGCGGCGCGGCCAGCGTCATCCTCAACGAAGTTACCGGCGCCAACCCCAGCCAGTTGCGCGGTTACACCGAAGTGGCGGGGCAGTCGGCCAAGGTCATCGTCGCCAACCCGTACGGCATCACCTGCAGCGGCTGCGGCTTTATCAATACGCCCAACGTCACCCTCACCACCGGCAAACCGGTGCTGGACGCGGCCGGCCAACTCAAGAGCTATCAGGTCGACGGCGGCGCCGTGACCATCGACGGTCAGGGCCTGAACGCCAGCGACGTCGACCGCTTCGAGATCATCACCCGCT
Above is a genomic segment from Pseudomonas azadiae containing:
- the pgaB gene encoding poly-beta-1,6-N-acetyl-D-glucosamine N-deacetylase PgaB, with amino-acid sequence MTLLSRCLLVLGVLLASACAQQPAPFTPPAERPTQANEAPWPKNHFLGIAYHDVNDTDPDQAVVAVRTERLIEQLAWLRENGYQAVSVDQILAARRGGPALPPKAVMLSFDDGYSSFYTRVMPILRAYNWPAVLAPVGSWIDTPLNQPVDFAGTPRARGDFLTWQQIREVSRSGLVEIAAHTDANHKGILANPQGNLEPAATTRRFDPATNSYETEAQFQARMRADVVAISNKIRAVTGKAPRVWVWPYGAADGTSLAVVGEQGYEMALTLDDGLDDSNKLMNSPRFLVASDPDGEHFASSIVSVQAKAPMRVLHVDLDHVYDPDPAQQARNLDVLVQRVLDMGSPTVFLQAYADPTGDGLVRSLYFPNRHLPMRADLFNRVAWQLHTRGRASVFAWMPVLSFDLDPKLPRVTRWDPKTGKVGTDPDDYKRLSPFDPKVRKIIGEIYQDLASSGNSGVDGVLYHDDAKLSDFEDTSPGALKAYAAQGLPDNIAALRADPAVMQRWTRFKSRYLIDFTNELTAKFRAIRGPQILTARNLFAEPMLNPGSEAWFAQNLDDFLQTYDWTAPMAMPLMEGQTLANSNAWLEKLVATVKRRPGALERTVFELQAKDWRTQAAPDISGEQLAEWMSVLKRQGVTSFGYYPDNFLENSPDLKTVRPALSNQWNP
- the pgaC gene encoding poly-beta-1,6-N-acetyl-D-glucosamine synthase, which encodes MFDRILAICVLALVLGVPLGLIFLVTGQFLMDFVFFYPLFMSGLWIAGGLYFWLHWERHWPWEEDTPAPTLAGNPLISIIIPCYNEGDNVADTMEAALAQVYPNIEVIAVNDGSSDNTAAVLDALALQHPRLRVLHLAQNQGKAVALRMGAVAARSEYLVCIDGDALLDKNAAAYMVAPMLDNPRLGAVTGNPRIRTRSTLIGRVQVGEFSSIIGLIKRTQRVIGRIFTVSGVVVAFRKKALDRIDYWSTDMITEDIDVSWKLQLDHWSIFYEPRALCWILMPETVAGLWRQRLRWAQGGAEVLFKNIRGIWQWRHRYLWPLLFEYCLSTGWAFTFMLSVIFWGVGKFVPLPQAIAVDSLMPPAFTGLVLAMVCLLQFAVSILIDRRYEKDLWKTLFWTVWYPMVFWLVSLFTTLVSFPKVLFNQHQKRARWVSPDRGIKPLNEEARS
- the pgaD gene encoding poly-beta-1,6-N-acetyl-D-glucosamine biosynthesis protein PgaD; the protein is MKLVRTRQRSVMWIIDVLLTLMAWSGLIWLLARGINSMLQTHGGPRFDAPIFAALNTLQIYLWIAVFNAAILISWARYQQRRGRKFAQRRAEAKALTDKNLSESFSLADGDLEQLRRPGVLVIHNDDEGGVAQVTSHVSRDVEKPGLTLVPGNAQNKDAS
- a CDS encoding ShlB/FhaC/HecB family hemolysin secretion/activation protein, with the protein product MSLLLPRTRYLLCTILLAYVGLNSATAAPTPGDQDLIRDRQNRLLEEQQRRLQELQDLPGKQAKPEAPATPADTRCFPIKDIELKGADSLSAADRAQLLKPYIGQCLGVAQLNELLKVITDHYLAKGRVTSRAYLPQQDLSTGHLQVLVVEGKLEALKRAEGSTVTDRELAMAFPGKVGEALNLREIEQLVDQLNRLPSKQAQMELTPGTQIGGSEVRVKNAPQKPWRASLSRNNDGQKSTGEQQWGAGLEWDSPLGLGDQLMLRGGHDAVSDHQKTSKNSMLYYNVPWGWWNFSYTYSESDYRTYGQTDSTKFKLNGDNENHQLRAERVIHRDDVSKTSVNVGLAHLRTNNYVLDVRTAPSSNRLSELQLGINHGRRIGNAFINLDLGMQNGIGLLDAQSQDERDALGRRQPNSRYRKYTATVSYLQPFSLWGESFSFSSLATGQRSEDVLFSPQRMSLGGSASVRGFKDQQLTGDSGGYWRNEVRWARPVTLDWMRPAFAEYGASVGYDQGVISNDRYNGNVHGRVSSNSLELFARGKHVSTSVTFAHSLERPSVLTEREAPVYLRMDFFL